A single genomic interval of Cucumis sativus cultivar 9930 chromosome 5, Cucumber_9930_V3, whole genome shotgun sequence harbors:
- the LOC101221230 gene encoding uncharacterized protein LOC101221230 gives MASSSSSLQDTNTNYTITQEEFNLFHTIDRSLFSRMVFSLGREPEESVRVMGFWLWLEKYGEESNLVHKMLGLPDVLVDALCDEAVISLACIQNDKFPFEPDSTLDIPLIQHVSKTPVSLRFVHHNRLEILPGVAKMCNDICRRAFLDILQTLHTRRAISRAPAAVSIPAVQGEGGGRGRVFEGAPPVTNFFVPSFGFLGLGGECSTAAIRSGMSSLELKSGKEEQEGEVVPADQRTIFLTFSKGYPISEDEVRDYFGRRYGNFIESIHMQEAHPPEQPLYARLVVKTESSIDLVLEARTKAKFSINGKHVWARKYVRKTPIRSSPRPPPHRHLRHLV, from the exons aTGGCTTCTTCGTCCTCGTCTCTGCAAGATACTAATACAAATTACACTATAACACAAGAAGAATTCAACCTGTTTCACACGATCGACCGAAGCCTTTTTAGTCGAATGGTTTTTTCCCTGGGTCGGGAGCCGGAGGAGTCGGTTCGAGTGATGGGATTTTGGCTTTGGCTTGAGAAATATGGTGAAGAGTCGAATTTGGTTCATAAAATGTTGGGTCTGCCCGACGTTTTGGTTGATGCACTTTGTGATGAAGCCGTCATATCCTTGGCTTGTATACAAAACGACAAATTTCCATTTGAACCGGATTCGACCCTGGACATTCCTCTCATTCAACACGTTTCTAAAACTCCGGTTTCTCTCCGGTTCGTCCACCACAACCGGCTCGAAATCCTCCCTGGCGTTGCCAAGATGTGTAACGATATCTGCCGTAGAGCCTTTCTTGATATTCTCCAAACGCTTCATACACGGCGCGCGATATCACGCGCCCCCGCCGCCGTATCCATTCCGGCAGTTCAAGGCGAAGGGGGTGGCCGTGGAAGGGTCTTTGAGGGGGCTCCTCCGGTGACTAATTTTTTTGTACCCAGTTTTGGGTTTTTAGGCCTGGGGGGAGAGTGTTCGACGGCGGCGATTCGGAGTGGAATGAGTAGCTTGGAGTTGAAAAGTGggaaagaagaacaagaagggGAAGTGGTTCCGGCGGATCAAAGGACCATTTTTCTGACTTTCTCGAAGGGATACCCAATTTCTGAAGATGAAGTTAGAGACTATTTTGgcag AAGATATGGGAATTTCATAGAGAGCATTCACATGCAAGAGGCACACCCACCCGAGCAACCGTTGTACGCCCGGCTGGTGGTGAAAACAGAGTCCTCCATTGACCTCGTCCTTGAAGCAAGAACCAAGGCTAAGTTTTCCATCAATGGAAAACACGTCTGGGCTCGAAAATATGTTCGTAAAACTCCAATCAGGTCCTCTCCCAGACCACCTCCCCACCGCCATCTCCGTCACTTAGTCTAG